AAACAACCACGTAAGCGAATTTGTGTTGCTTTTTCCGTTTGCAGCAAAAACGTTCCGGACTTTAGCGCTTCCCGGGAGAAGAACGATCTGGGTTTCCTGACGTTCGATCTCAGCACCGACCTCAATGGTCTGTTCAACTGGAACGTGAAGCAGCTTTTCCTGTACCTGACGGCCGAGTACCAGACCGAGCAGAATGAACTGAACCAGGTGGTCCTGTGGGACAAAATCATCCTACGGGGGGAGAATGCCAACCTAGACTTCAAGAACATGAACACCAAATACTACTTCTGGGACGATGGTAACGGCTTAAAGTGagtaatcgaaaaaaaaacaaaacagaaaTTGTAAAATAATTGACTCATTGCTGCTCCAGGGGACACCAGAACGTGACGTTGACCTTGTCGTGGAACATCGTTCCCAATGCTGGTTTGCTGCCGAGTGTGTTCGCCCACGGGCATTATTCGTTTAAATTCCCCGAATCTTACATGCCTTCGCCGGTCTAATCGGCTATTAGGAGAAGACTTTTCTTTTAGTTAGTGTCCCTATCAATCGCGAAGCAGTTGCAATtgcaaaa
The nucleotide sequence above comes from Armigeres subalbatus isolate Guangzhou_Male chromosome 3, GZ_Asu_2, whole genome shotgun sequence. Encoded proteins:
- the LOC134226916 gene encoding signal peptidase complex subunit 3, coding for MHTVLTRGNAILAYSLSVLAFLTFCCFASTFFYDYRTNAKINTVKVLVKNVPDFSASREKNDLGFLTFDLSTDLNGLFNWNVKQLFLYLTAEYQTEQNELNQVVLWDKIILRGENANLDFKNMNTKYYFWDDGNGLKGHQNVTLTLSWNIVPNAGLLPSVFAHGHYSFKFPESYMPSPV